Proteins co-encoded in one Aptenodytes patagonicus chromosome 14, bAptPat1.pri.cur, whole genome shotgun sequence genomic window:
- the LOC143166982 gene encoding thyrotropin-releasing hormone receptor-like produces the protein MENGSASPGAVLGGSGNQTLGRMPRQPLELQVVTILLVLLICGVGIVGNAMVVLVVLRTKHMVTPTNCYLVSLAVADLIVLLAAGLPNISEVVASWVYGYAGCLCITYLQYLGINISAWSITAFTVERYIAICHTIKAQLLCTVSRAKRIISSLWLFTSLYCLMWFFLVDTTQVTFSDGAQVSCGYRVSRSLYMPIYFLDFAVFYVIPLGLATVLYGLIARILFMSPLPATPQHSCLGSTHQGGSLKLSCRGNKGVLSSRKQVTKMLAVVVVLFALLWMPYRTLVVVNSFMDPPYLNIWFLLFCRMCIYLNSAINPIIYNLMSQKFRAAFRKLCKCKEKSAENPAPYTAPVYYSVMKDYSHDSSDHNITKQEDLNSLPAPAEKNEPAK, from the exons ATGGAGAACGGCTCGGCCAGCCCGGGAGCCGTGCTGGGCGGCAGCGGCAACCAGACCCTGGGCAGGATGCCCCGGCAGCCCCTGGAGCTGCAGGTGGTCAccatcctgctggtgctgctcatCTGCGGGGTGGGCATCGTGGGCAACGCgatggtggtgctggtggtgctgcgCACCAAGCACATGGTGACCCCCACCAACTGCTACCTGGTGAGCCTGGCGGTGGCCGACCTCATCGTGCTGCTGGCGGCCGGGCTGCCCAACATCTCGGAAGTGGTGGCTTCTTGGGTGTACGGCTACGCCGGCTGCCTCTGCATCACCTATTTGCAGTACCTGGGCATCAACATCTCCGCCTGGTCCATCACCGCCTTCACGGTAGAGCGTTACATCGCGATCTGCCACACCATCAAAGCGCAGCTCCTGTGCACCGTGTCCCGCGCCAAGCGCATCATCTCCTCGCTGTGGCTCTTCACCTCCCTCTATTGCCTCATGTGGTTCTTCCTGGTGGACACGACCCAGGTCACCTTCTCGGATGGGGCACAGGTCAGCTGTGGCTACCGGGTCTCCAGAAGCCTTTACATGCCCATTTACTTCTTGGATTTTGCTGTCTTCTACGTCATCCCATTGGGGTTGGCAACTGTCCTCTACGGCCTCATTGCCCGCATCCTCTTCATGAGCCCCCTGCCCGCCACCCCGCAGCACTCCTGCCTGGGCTCCACACACCAGGGTGGCTCCCTCAAGCTCTCCTGCCGGGGCAACAAGGGGGTCCTGAGCTCCCGCAAGCAG GTGACCAAAATGCTGGCTGTCGTGGTGGTCCTCTTCGCCCTTCTGTGGATGCCTTATCGCACTCTGGTGGTGGTGAACTCCTTCATGGACCCTCCGTACCTGAACATCTGGTTCCTTCTCTTCTGCCGCATGTGCATCTACCTGAACAGTGCCATCAACCCCATCATCTACAACCTCATGTCACAGAAATTCAGGGCTGCCTTTAGGAAGTTATGCAAGTGCAAAGAGAAGAGTGCTGAGAACCCCGCGCCATACACCGCCCCGGTGTACTACAGCGTTATGAAGGACTATTCTCATGACAGCTCTGATCACAACATCACCAAACAAGAAGATCTGAACAGTCTTCCTGCACCTGCAGAGAAGAACGAGCCTGCCAAATAA